The Sulfurospirillum halorespirans DSM 13726 genome has a window encoding:
- a CDS encoding efflux transporter outer membrane subunit: MMKRNLYSFSLVALIFSGCSLSPELSIPTTQFPEAYRADVKNETTYVDAAWWSNYHDEKLTALIEEALSNNYDLQTAMANISLARATLSSSTSDRYPSLDLQGSGQRIRTSSDTFTSKTHSTYNDFSVSAVLSYELDLWGKYKEAEASSRASLIASYAAKDTVKISLASSVADSYFTLISLYEQLDITNETIKAREEGLKRNEFKYSVGAISKGTLLSERAELNSAQITKDALEQSILTQQSALAVLVGKSPEAIANFSKDGLPRVLPADVKVPANLPSELLTKRPDIKQAEENLKAANANIGVARAAYFPSISLSGALGFESTQLSNLMKSKSATNNFGGSLAAPLFNMGKTSSNVESAKANKELAEISYAQTVQQAFQDAYDALNKRHTLTQKLEHQLAYEKNIEQVYLLAQKQYENGYGDYLTLLDAKRNLLSAKLTTSQTKQALISSGVSLYKSLGGGWDKEVFERHADTL; encoded by the coding sequence ATGATGAAGCGTAATCTTTACTCATTTTCTCTCGTCGCTTTAATATTTTCAGGATGTTCACTCTCTCCAGAGCTGAGCATCCCAACAACGCAGTTTCCAGAAGCCTACCGTGCCGATGTGAAAAATGAAACAACGTATGTGGACGCGGCTTGGTGGAGCAATTACCATGACGAAAAGTTGACCGCTTTGATTGAAGAGGCACTTTCTAATAACTATGATCTCCAAACAGCAATGGCAAATATCTCCCTTGCGCGTGCTACGCTCTCTAGCAGTACATCGGATCGTTACCCAAGTCTTGATCTTCAAGGTTCAGGTCAACGTATACGAACTAGCAGTGACACGTTTACCTCTAAAACACACAGCACGTACAATGATTTTTCAGTGAGTGCGGTGCTTAGTTACGAGCTTGATTTGTGGGGAAAATACAAAGAAGCCGAAGCGTCATCTCGTGCCTCATTGATCGCTTCGTACGCGGCGAAAGATACTGTGAAAATTTCCCTTGCATCCAGTGTAGCGGACAGTTATTTTACGCTGATTAGTTTGTACGAACAACTCGATATCACCAATGAAACGATCAAAGCACGTGAAGAGGGGCTCAAACGCAATGAGTTTAAGTACTCTGTTGGTGCCATTTCTAAAGGAACGCTTTTGTCTGAGCGTGCTGAATTGAACAGTGCTCAAATCACCAAAGATGCGTTGGAGCAATCTATTTTAACACAACAAAGTGCGTTAGCCGTTTTGGTAGGAAAATCACCCGAAGCGATTGCAAATTTTAGCAAAGATGGATTGCCTCGCGTGCTACCCGCTGATGTAAAAGTGCCGGCGAATTTGCCCTCTGAGCTTTTAACCAAACGCCCCGATATTAAACAAGCCGAAGAGAATCTCAAAGCGGCCAATGCGAACATTGGTGTAGCACGTGCGGCGTATTTCCCCAGTATTAGCCTCTCAGGTGCTCTTGGGTTTGAGAGCACACAGCTTTCCAATTTGATGAAATCCAAGTCAGCAACGAACAATTTTGGTGGAAGCCTTGCCGCACCACTCTTTAACATGGGTAAAACAAGCTCAAACGTAGAGAGTGCCAAAGCAAATAAAGAGCTTGCCGAGATTTCGTACGCACAAACGGTGCAACAAGCGTTTCAAGATGCGTATGACGCGCTTAACAAACGTCATACACTCACGCAAAAGCTTGAGCATCAACTCGCTTACGAAAAAAACATTGAGCAAGTCTATCTTTTGGCTCAAAAACAGTATGAGAATGGCTATGGCGATTACTTAACGCTTTTAGATGCAAAGCGCAATTTGCTCTCCGCCAAACTCACAACGTCTCAAACGAAACAAGCCCTGATTAGTTCAGGTGTTTCGCTGTACAAATCCCTCGGCGGTGGTTGGGACAAAGAAGTATTTGAACGCCACGCTGACACGCTCTAA
- a CDS encoding TIGR03915 family putative DNA repair protein, translating into MLLLYDGSFEGFLSLVYEVYYEKLEVAEIIKKMPEALLFERFHEVFTDIIKARKVLEAITKHFTKEQQHTIFHIILCDTRDYEMALLEYLRIGFKNKKELRNINNANLFYIQNLEKELLCLVHKMYGFTRFEELEDGTLYAKIETKFNIVPFLGEHFCKRLGNIPFIIHDVKRALAFVKNDTLREIRSIASFDAPTFSSEEENFKALWKSFFKAAAVESRYNPKLQQSWVPLLYRTYMSEFQV; encoded by the coding sequence ATGCTCTTGCTGTACGATGGTAGTTTTGAAGGTTTTTTGAGCTTAGTCTATGAGGTTTATTATGAAAAACTAGAGGTCGCTGAGATTATTAAAAAAATGCCTGAAGCACTTCTGTTTGAGCGTTTTCATGAGGTTTTTACAGATATTATAAAAGCGCGTAAAGTTTTGGAAGCCATTACCAAACACTTCACCAAAGAGCAACAACATACCATCTTTCACATTATTTTATGCGACACACGAGACTATGAGATGGCACTTTTGGAGTATCTTCGCATCGGGTTTAAAAACAAAAAAGAGCTTCGTAACATTAACAACGCCAATCTTTTTTACATCCAAAATCTCGAAAAAGAGCTCTTATGTTTGGTGCATAAAATGTACGGCTTTACCCGTTTTGAGGAGTTGGAAGATGGTACTTTGTATGCCAAAATTGAGACAAAATTTAACATTGTGCCCTTTTTAGGTGAGCACTTTTGCAAACGTTTAGGAAACATCCCCTTCATCATCCACGATGTCAAGCGTGCTCTTGCGTTTGTGAAAAACGATACACTTCGAGAAATTCGCTCTATCGCCTCTTTTGATGCCCCAACTTTTTCAAGCGAAGAGGAAAATTTTAAAGCATTATGGAAGAGCTTTTTTAAAGCAGCCGCCGTTGAGAGTAGATACAATCCAAAGCTTCAGCAAAGCTGGGTTCCACTGCTGTATCGTACGTATATGAGTGAATTTCAAGTGTAG
- a CDS encoding putative DNA modification/repair radical SAM protein, whose protein sequence is MKLTTEDKLSLLAGSAKYDVSCSSSGSENNYKTGELGCAHNSGICHSFTSDGRCVSLLKVLLTNVCIYDCAYCINRVSNDTPRTAFTPRELADITINFYKRNYIEGLFLSSGIIKNEDHTMSLLLQTLRILRHEYRFNGYIHVKLIPGASKELIEEATLLAHRVSSNIELPSSKSLALLAPDKTKEKLLSPLKHARGITMQRSAKPISMSTQMIIGATSESDFEILKLSSALYDKALLKRVYYSAYIAVNNHKHLPVPELSKPPLLREHRLYQADWLLRFYGFSYDEILSENQNLDIQFDPKTFWALSNLHLFPIDVNFAPQEVLVRIPGIGIRGALKILQARRFKKLCFEDLVNLKISLKKARYFIVAGKDFHRSSSLYEEKIKLALIHQESNIIQPTLFDTSIYTGEL, encoded by the coding sequence ATGAAACTTACAACCGAAGATAAACTATCCCTCTTAGCAGGCAGTGCCAAATACGACGTCTCATGCTCATCCAGTGGCAGCGAGAATAACTACAAAACAGGCGAGCTTGGTTGTGCGCATAACAGTGGTATTTGCCACAGTTTTACCAGTGACGGACGGTGCGTTTCACTTTTGAAAGTCTTGCTTACCAATGTCTGCATTTACGACTGTGCGTACTGCATTAATCGCGTAAGCAATGACACTCCTCGAACGGCGTTTACGCCACGAGAACTCGCCGATATTACCATCAATTTTTACAAACGCAACTACATTGAAGGGCTCTTTTTAAGTTCTGGAATCATTAAAAATGAAGACCATACAATGAGTTTATTACTTCAAACGTTGCGCATATTGCGCCACGAATACCGCTTCAATGGCTATATTCACGTCAAACTCATCCCTGGAGCTTCTAAAGAGCTCATCGAAGAAGCAACCCTTTTAGCACATCGTGTCAGCTCCAATATCGAACTTCCAAGTTCTAAAAGCCTTGCCCTACTCGCACCCGATAAAACCAAAGAGAAGCTTCTCTCCCCGCTCAAACACGCACGTGGCATCACCATGCAACGAAGTGCCAAGCCTATTTCCATGAGCACGCAGATGATTATTGGAGCTACCAGCGAGAGTGATTTTGAGATCCTCAAACTCTCTTCAGCACTCTATGATAAAGCGCTGCTAAAACGAGTCTACTACTCTGCGTACATTGCGGTCAATAACCATAAACATCTGCCTGTTCCTGAACTCTCTAAGCCTCCATTGCTTCGGGAACACAGGCTTTATCAAGCCGATTGGTTATTGCGCTTTTATGGTTTTTCGTACGATGAGATTTTGAGTGAAAACCAAAATCTTGACATCCAGTTTGACCCAAAAACCTTTTGGGCACTCTCAAATCTTCATCTTTTTCCCATTGATGTCAACTTCGCGCCCCAAGAAGTTTTAGTCCGCATTCCTGGCATTGGTATCCGTGGAGCACTTAAAATTTTGCAAGCAAGACGGTTTAAGAAGCTTTGCTTTGAAGACCTTGTTAACCTTAAAATATCGCTCAAAAAAGCACGTTATTTCATCGTTGCGGGTAAAGATTTTCACAGAAGTTCTAGCCTCTATGAAGAGAAGATCAAACTAGCTCTGATTCATCAAGAAAGTAACATCATCCAACCTACCTTGTTCGATACGTCCATCTACACAGGAGAGCTGTGA
- a CDS encoding NAD(P)H-dependent oxidoreductase, whose product MQNDFTKAMDFRHACKIFDETKKISDDQMHFILEAGQKSPSSFGMEPWKFLVITNEELKAKLRPVCWDQPQVTTCSHLVVILAAIDAVKVESGIPMKRFARRDMPQEKKDFYINLYANHLKETLSSDANVYAWTARQCYIAAGNMMTAAAFIGIDSCPIEGFEKEKVEAVLGLDTSKYQVAMVLPFGYRINPQSTQLRVPFNEAVEFIK is encoded by the coding sequence ATGCAAAACGACTTTACCAAAGCGATGGACTTTCGCCACGCGTGCAAGATTTTTGATGAGACGAAGAAAATCAGCGATGATCAAATGCACTTCATCCTAGAAGCCGGTCAAAAATCGCCCTCTTCGTTTGGCATGGAGCCGTGGAAATTTTTGGTCATTACCAATGAAGAGCTCAAAGCCAAACTTCGCCCTGTCTGTTGGGATCAACCCCAAGTGACGACATGCTCACACCTCGTTGTCATTCTAGCGGCGATTGATGCAGTCAAAGTCGAGAGTGGCATTCCGATGAAACGTTTTGCACGACGTGACATGCCCCAAGAGAAAAAAGATTTTTACATCAATTTGTACGCCAATCACCTTAAAGAGACTCTTAGTTCAGACGCCAATGTTTATGCGTGGACAGCGCGTCAATGCTACATCGCGGCAGGAAACATGATGACCGCGGCTGCATTTATCGGCATAGATTCTTGCCCGATTGAAGGCTTTGAGAAAGAGAAAGTCGAAGCGGTTTTAGGTCTTGATACGAGCAAATACCAAGTGGCGATGGTGCTTCCTTTTGGCTATCGCATCAACCCACAATCCACACAACTTCGCGTACCGTTTAACGAAGCCGTAGAATTTATTAAGTAA
- a CDS encoding NAD(P)H-dependent oxidoreductase, producing MDKKELFLEAMNFRHACKLFTEKRIPTEELEFILEAGRLSPSSFGVEQWKFVVVQNEALKKEIENVSWNQKQISTCSDLLIILARKDVRSSDAYTVKQLKRWGLDENAFKGFLGIYHGWVDGRDDHTIEMWSEKQCYIAAGNMMTAAASIGIDSCPIEGFEYQKVDALLGIDTSVYQSALVIPFGYRAAEQRGKHRLSFDEVVEFKK from the coding sequence ATGGATAAAAAAGAACTTTTTTTAGAAGCAATGAACTTTCGTCACGCATGCAAGCTTTTTACTGAGAAAAGAATACCCACTGAAGAGTTAGAATTTATTTTAGAAGCAGGGCGTTTGAGCCCTAGTTCGTTTGGGGTTGAGCAGTGGAAATTTGTCGTCGTGCAAAATGAAGCGCTCAAAAAAGAGATCGAAAACGTATCATGGAATCAAAAACAGATCTCAACGTGCAGCGATCTTCTCATCATCCTAGCGCGCAAAGATGTGAGAAGTAGCGATGCTTATACGGTCAAACAGCTTAAACGATGGGGTTTAGACGAAAATGCTTTTAAAGGATTTCTTGGTATTTATCACGGTTGGGTTGATGGCAGAGATGACCATACGATTGAGATGTGGAGCGAAAAACAGTGCTACATCGCAGCAGGAAACATGATGACGGCTGCTGCGAGCATCGGTATTGATTCATGTCCGATTGAAGGGTTTGAGTACCAAAAAGTCGATGCACTTTTGGGCATTGATACTTCTGTGTACCAAAGTGCTTTAGTGATTCCTTTTGGGTACCGTGCGGCAGAGCAAAGAGGCAAACATCGCTTGAGTTTTGACGAAGTTGTAGAGTTTAAAAAATAA